A genomic window from Streptomyces sp. NBC_00234 includes:
- a CDS encoding Imm52 family immunity protein — protein sequence MLDVGVNGLWGTREEGPREIAERWFATLEGLRRMDAEIFDDWHEAGKDLPSDPLLTPSVPALTEYIERKNTGPDLDVVGYTTSLWARNDGTPHVSSAIHAGGSSPYVANSVAISFVSRTMDETAEVIRRAPEILRVVADAWGIDGGQVYSRSQFRAVSRHFSLKNSDPRCGRAVYLSARRAELAPEGLPGTYTRTASGGLVIDLTHGGTAFPSDEEIIEVNTTLRATGALEPLPVPFDRATL from the coding sequence GTGCTGGATGTCGGTGTGAACGGTCTCTGGGGTACGCGGGAGGAGGGCCCGCGGGAGATCGCCGAACGGTGGTTCGCCACGCTTGAGGGGCTCCGGCGTATGGATGCCGAGATCTTCGATGACTGGCACGAGGCGGGTAAGGACCTGCCGTCCGACCCCCTGCTGACTCCCTCGGTCCCCGCGCTGACCGAGTACATCGAGCGCAAGAACACCGGACCGGATCTCGACGTGGTCGGATACACGACGTCCCTGTGGGCGCGCAATGACGGTACGCCGCACGTGAGCTCGGCCATTCACGCGGGTGGTTCGTCTCCGTACGTCGCCAACTCGGTCGCGATTTCCTTTGTCTCGCGCACGATGGACGAGACCGCGGAAGTGATCCGGCGCGCCCCGGAGATTCTGCGCGTCGTCGCGGATGCCTGGGGCATCGACGGCGGGCAGGTGTACAGCAGGTCCCAGTTCCGGGCCGTATCGCGTCACTTCTCGCTGAAGAATTCGGACCCCCGTTGCGGGAGGGCCGTCTATCTCTCCGCCCGGCGTGCGGAACTCGCGCCCGAGGGGCTGCCGGGGACGTACACCCGTACCGCGTCGGGTGGACTGGTCATCGACCTCACGCATGGCGGTACCGCGTTCCCGTCGGACGAGGAGATCATCGAGGTCAACACGACGCTGCGGGCCACCGGTGCGCTGGAACCGCTGCCCGTCCCCTTCGACCGGGCCACGCTCTGA
- a CDS encoding ABC transporter substrate-binding protein, whose product MNVRKRWVSAPLGAGLAVALLSSCGLQTGGDSGQSGDSIVVGMSDDVLASDPASGYDPGSWLLFNNVFQSLISFPRGSSTPEPEAAKSCEFENGNRTYRCTLRDGLTFSNGESLTSEDVKYSFDRAIRINDPAGPAPLLSTISKITTPDARTVVFQLTVPDATFPSKIASGAGSIVDHRSYPADSLRKDGKAVGSGPYQLKSLDKSKAVFSVNSGYRGTAEVKNDGITLELFRGDQKKLASALQNGDIDVAYRGLVAQDISELQESSATADKGIDVVEGTSAEVQHLVFNMKDPVAGKLPVRKAIAYLVDRDALVSEVYHSTATPLYSIVPAGITAHNTAFFDLYGGSPQPDKAEQTLRAANITDKVKLTLWSTPSRYGPSTDNAFHAIARQLNASGLFDAKVTSLPFDEYEKRIAAGQLGVYVKGWVPDYPDPDNFTQPFFGTDNVLQNGYVNDDITGRIIPATAALAERGATERAFDELQEYVAEDLPILPLWQGKQYAVAHENISGLQWTLDASTVFRFWELSKF is encoded by the coding sequence GTGAACGTACGTAAGCGGTGGGTAAGCGCTCCCCTGGGGGCCGGTCTCGCGGTGGCTCTGCTGAGCAGCTGCGGCCTCCAGACCGGAGGGGACTCCGGCCAGTCCGGCGACTCCATCGTCGTGGGCATGTCGGACGACGTGCTGGCCTCGGATCCGGCCTCGGGCTACGACCCGGGTTCCTGGCTGCTGTTCAACAACGTCTTCCAGTCCCTGATCAGCTTTCCCAGGGGGAGCTCGACGCCGGAGCCGGAAGCGGCGAAGTCCTGCGAGTTCGAGAACGGCAACAGGACCTACCGGTGCACGCTCCGCGACGGTCTGACCTTCAGCAACGGCGAGAGCCTGACGTCCGAGGACGTGAAGTACTCCTTCGACCGGGCGATCAGGATCAACGACCCAGCCGGCCCCGCGCCGCTGCTCTCCACGATCTCGAAGATCACCACCCCGGACGCCCGGACGGTCGTCTTCCAGCTCACGGTTCCCGACGCCACCTTCCCCAGCAAGATCGCCTCGGGCGCCGGATCCATCGTGGACCACCGCTCGTACCCGGCCGACAGCCTGCGCAAGGACGGCAAGGCCGTCGGGTCGGGGCCGTACCAGCTGAAGTCCCTCGACAAGTCGAAGGCCGTCTTCTCGGTCAACTCCGGCTACCGGGGCACGGCCGAGGTGAAGAACGACGGCATCACCCTCGAACTCTTCCGGGGCGACCAGAAGAAGCTGGCGTCCGCGCTGCAGAACGGCGACATCGATGTCGCCTACCGCGGTCTGGTCGCACAGGACATATCCGAGCTGCAGGAGTCCTCCGCCACGGCCGACAAGGGCATCGACGTCGTCGAGGGAACCAGCGCCGAGGTGCAGCACCTGGTCTTCAACATGAAGGACCCGGTGGCCGGAAAGCTCCCCGTGCGCAAGGCCATCGCGTACCTGGTGGACCGTGACGCCCTCGTCAGCGAGGTCTACCACTCCACGGCCACCCCGCTGTACTCGATCGTCCCGGCCGGCATCACGGCCCACAACACCGCGTTCTTCGACCTGTACGGCGGGAGCCCGCAGCCGGACAAGGCGGAGCAGACGCTGCGCGCCGCGAACATCACCGACAAGGTGAAGCTCACGCTGTGGTCCACGCCGAGCCGCTACGGCCCCTCCACCGACAACGCGTTCCACGCGATCGCCAGGCAGCTCAACGCGAGCGGCCTGTTCGACGCGAAGGTCACGTCCCTGCCCTTCGACGAGTACGAGAAGCGCATCGCGGCCGGGCAGCTCGGCGTCTATGTGAAGGGCTGGGTCCCGGACTACCCGGACCCGGACAACTTCACCCAGCCCTTCTTCGGCACGGACAACGTCCTGCAGAACGGCTACGTGAACGACGACATCACCGGCCGGATCATCCCCGCCACCGCCGCCCTGGCCGAACGGGGCGCCACCGAGCGCGCCTTCGACGAGCTCCAGGAGTACGTGGCCGAGGACCTGCCGATCCTGCCTCTGTGGCAGGGCAAGCAGTACGCGGTGGCACACGAGAACATCTCCGGCCTCCAGTGGACCCTGGACGCCTCGACCGTGTTCCGCTTCTGGGAGCTCAGCAAGTTCTAG